One genomic window of Corynebacterium massiliense DSM 45435 includes the following:
- a CDS encoding protein kinase domain-containing protein, whose protein sequence is MDALEVGDIIENRYRVDYPIARGGMSTVYRCIDLRLGRAVAAKIMHDELLDDPVFIRRFEREARAMAQLSHPNLIGVYDFSADGDPVFLIMELITGGTLRELLAERGPMPPHAAAAVLREVLTGLTVVHRRGMVHRDIKPDNVLIGGDGAIKVGDFGLVRSAAAHTVNADQIVGTVSYLSPEQVTGEKITPASDVYSLGVVLFELLTGTVPFSGSTPLAHATARLSADVPAPSDRIEGVPPLFDALVASATTRDVEARFTDAGEFLDALDDVARELELPRFRVPVPENSAAARTAAHPTTMGPNDATDIFEPTRVEPPAPETVRHGTSTAVTPGDPSATPAGEPEPEDDRPRLSFASRVDESSSHQPTRVDAPETVQAAGSESARPEAARPETALIPGAAPLAHPPAPPAPAPRASQSAAMAAGAQATGPQPVGTRPEPREKPLTNRGIGKLIVWLLFSAMATAMVALGGWWFGSGLYEQVPALLH, encoded by the coding sequence ATGGACGCACTTGAGGTCGGGGACATCATTGAGAATCGCTACCGCGTGGATTACCCCATTGCCCGGGGTGGAATGTCCACGGTGTATCGCTGCATCGACCTCCGCTTGGGCCGCGCGGTGGCGGCGAAGATCATGCACGACGAGCTTCTCGATGACCCAGTGTTCATCCGCCGTTTCGAGCGCGAGGCCCGCGCCATGGCGCAGCTTTCCCACCCCAACCTCATCGGGGTGTACGACTTTTCCGCCGACGGCGACCCGGTGTTCCTCATCATGGAGCTCATCACCGGCGGCACCCTGCGGGAACTGCTTGCCGAGCGCGGCCCGATGCCACCGCACGCGGCAGCCGCCGTGCTGCGGGAGGTGCTCACCGGCCTCACCGTGGTGCACCGCCGGGGGATGGTCCACCGTGACATCAAGCCGGACAACGTTCTCATCGGCGGCGACGGCGCCATCAAGGTCGGCGATTTTGGTCTGGTGCGCTCCGCCGCCGCGCACACGGTCAACGCCGATCAGATCGTCGGCACGGTCTCCTACCTCTCCCCCGAACAGGTCACCGGAGAGAAAATCACCCCCGCCTCCGACGTGTACTCCCTCGGCGTCGTCCTCTTCGAGCTGCTGACCGGCACCGTCCCCTTCTCCGGCAGCACCCCGCTCGCGCACGCGACGGCGCGCCTGTCCGCCGACGTTCCCGCCCCCTCCGACCGCATCGAGGGGGTGCCACCGCTTTTCGATGCCCTCGTGGCCTCCGCCACCACCCGCGACGTCGAAGCGCGGTTTACCGATGCCGGGGAGTTTTTGGACGCGCTTGACGATGTCGCCCGCGAGCTGGAGCTACCGCGCTTCCGCGTCCCCGTGCCCGAGAACTCCGCCGCCGCGCGCACCGCCGCCCACCCAACGACGATGGGTCCGAACGACGCCACCGACATCTTCGAGCCCACCCGGGTAGAGCCACCGGCGCCAGAGACCGTCCGCCACGGCACATCGACGGCGGTAACTCCCGGGGATCCTTCTGCCACGCCCGCAGGCGAACCCGAGCCTGAGGATGACCGGCCGCGCCTAAGTTTTGCCAGCAGGGTCGACGAATCTTCGTCTCACCAACCCACCCGCGTTGACGCCCCAGAGACGGTTCAGGCCGCCGGGTCCGAATCCGCCAGGCCCGAGGCCGCCCGGCCCGAAACGGCGCTGATTCCTGGCGCGGCACCCTTAGCTCACCCGCCGGCCCCTCCAGCGCCTGCGCCCCGGGCCAGCCAATCCGCGGCCATGGCGGCGGGAGCGCAGGCAACCGGCCCGCAGCCTGTGGGCACTCGGCCGGAACCGCGGGAAAAACCGTTGACTAACCGCGGCATCGGCAAGCTCATCGTCTGGCTGCTGTTTTCCGCCATGGCCACCGCAATGGTGGCACTCGGCGGTTGGTGGTTCGGCTCCGGTCTCTACGAGCAGGTTCCCGCGTTGCTGCACTAA
- the mraZ gene encoding division/cell wall cluster transcriptional repressor MraZ, translating to MFLGTYTPKLDDKGRLTLPAKFRDELAGGLMVTKGQDHSLAVYPRDEFEERARKAAAVSRTNPKARAFIRNLAASADEQRPDGHGRITLSAGHREYADLKKECVVVGSVDFLEIWDADAWSEYQAQTEDAYSAADADDVLAGLL from the coding sequence GTGTTTCTCGGAACCTATACTCCGAAGCTCGATGACAAGGGCAGGCTGACGCTGCCGGCGAAGTTCCGCGACGAACTGGCTGGCGGGTTGATGGTCACCAAGGGGCAAGATCACTCCTTGGCCGTCTACCCGCGGGACGAGTTCGAGGAACGGGCTCGGAAGGCGGCTGCCGTGTCGCGCACGAACCCGAAAGCCCGCGCGTTTATCCGCAACCTCGCAGCGAGTGCGGACGAGCAACGGCCGGACGGTCATGGGCGGATCACCTTGTCGGCCGGTCACCGTGAGTACGCGGACCTGAAAAAGGAATGCGTGGTCGTCGGTTCGGTGGATTTCCTCGAGATTTGGGACGCGGACGCCTGGTCCGAGTACCAAGCACAAACTGAAGATGCTTACTCGGCAGCAGACGCAGACGACGTTCTGGCCGGTCTGTTGTAG
- a CDS encoding Rv2175c family DNA-binding protein, translated as MAHSKEEVEDLLANETMLTLPEVADMLGIPVTRVNDLLAARKFIAWKRDGKRLVPAAFFSGPNVDKHVTGTITLLTDGGYSDTDIFAHLFTPDDSLPGRPIDGLKGDLAREVKRRAQALAF; from the coding sequence GTGGCTCATTCCAAGGAAGAAGTAGAAGACCTGCTCGCAAACGAAACCATGCTGACCCTCCCGGAGGTAGCGGACATGCTGGGCATTCCGGTGACCCGGGTCAACGACCTGCTTGCTGCGCGGAAGTTCATCGCGTGGAAGCGGGACGGAAAGCGCCTGGTGCCGGCGGCGTTTTTCAGCGGCCCGAATGTGGACAAGCACGTCACCGGGACGATCACGTTGCTGACCGATGGCGGCTATAGCGATACGGACATTTTCGCGCACCTTTTCACTCCGGATGATTCGCTGCCCGGCCGGCCGATCGATGGTCTGAAAGGCGACCTCGCGCGCGAGGTTAAGCGCCGCGCGCAGGCTCTGGCGTTTTAG
- a CDS encoding polyprenyl synthetase family protein, which translates to MTPPEELAIEDVPSQVNEILKEYFDARRPAMAHMGAPVNEAVDYLEEFVLGGGKRIRPLYAWAGFTGAGGLTGEENPAAALRAAAALEFIQACALVHDDIIDASDSRRGSPTVHRKAEAHHRHRSWEGDAAAYGTSMAILVGDLALAWADDMLADAGLSPAAQQRVREPWRAMRAEVIGGQMLDISLEASGAESRELAESVNRFKTAAYTIERPLHIGAAIAGGSPELVEAFRAYGRDIGVAFQLRDDLLGVYGDPQVTGKPAGDDLREGKVTVLLITALENLDSSDPDAARELRRLVGASEDPSDITTMMDSIARSGAPEEIESRIDQLTESGIGRVRAAGIEASTVEVLENLARTATARRK; encoded by the coding sequence ATGACACCTCCGGAGGAACTAGCCATCGAAGACGTCCCGTCGCAGGTCAACGAGATTTTAAAAGAGTACTTCGACGCGCGGCGGCCCGCCATGGCACACATGGGTGCGCCGGTCAACGAGGCCGTGGACTACCTGGAGGAGTTCGTACTCGGCGGCGGCAAACGCATCCGCCCGCTCTACGCCTGGGCCGGATTCACCGGCGCCGGAGGTCTGACAGGCGAGGAAAACCCCGCCGCAGCATTACGGGCGGCGGCAGCCCTAGAGTTCATTCAGGCCTGCGCGCTCGTCCACGACGACATCATTGATGCCTCAGATTCTCGGCGCGGCAGCCCCACGGTGCATCGCAAAGCGGAAGCGCACCACCGCCACCGCTCATGGGAGGGCGACGCCGCGGCCTACGGGACGTCCATGGCGATCCTGGTCGGGGATCTGGCTCTGGCGTGGGCAGACGACATGCTTGCCGATGCCGGCTTGTCCCCCGCCGCCCAGCAGCGGGTCCGCGAGCCCTGGCGGGCAATGCGTGCCGAAGTCATCGGCGGCCAGATGCTCGACATTTCGCTCGAGGCCAGCGGCGCGGAGTCACGGGAGTTGGCCGAATCGGTCAACCGCTTTAAAACCGCCGCGTACACAATCGAACGCCCGCTCCACATCGGCGCCGCGATCGCCGGCGGCTCCCCCGAGCTTGTCGAGGCGTTCCGCGCCTACGGCCGCGATATCGGCGTGGCGTTCCAGCTGCGCGATGACCTCCTCGGTGTCTACGGCGACCCCCAGGTCACTGGGAAACCCGCCGGGGACGATCTCCGGGAGGGGAAGGTCACGGTGCTGCTGATTACGGCCCTGGAAAATTTGGACTCCTCCGATCCGGACGCGGCCCGCGAGCTGCGCCGGCTGGTCGGTGCCTCCGAGGACCCCTCCGACATCACGACGATGATGGATTCCATCGCCCGCTCCGGCGCGCCGGAGGAGATCGAATCGCGCATTGACCAGCTCACCGAGTCGGGCATCGGCCGCGTCCGCGCAGCCGGCATCGAGGCCTCCACCGTCGAGGTCCTAGAAAACCTCGCCCGCACGGCCACCGCACGGCGGAAATAG
- a CDS encoding SAV_6107 family HEPN domain-containing protein has product MAQVISATTKFAQRAHATGRRHQDGLAKHYTFLAKSEDLLTRARAAAADDRFNDAVELAYQAGLRAAGAWIAVTAVGKRKRVPSSAWDQLALVGGAGREWAQEFRGYSRLRSRLVTGLEDAADPDVALRLLETAAEFVSVVRSEGAAEQAAA; this is encoded by the coding sequence ATGGCTCAGGTCATTTCCGCGACGACGAAATTTGCTCAGCGGGCGCACGCTACCGGCCGGCGCCACCAGGATGGATTGGCCAAGCATTACACCTTCCTGGCCAAGTCGGAGGATCTTCTGACCCGCGCGCGAGCGGCGGCAGCAGACGATCGCTTTAACGATGCCGTGGAGCTGGCGTACCAGGCTGGCTTGCGGGCGGCCGGCGCGTGGATTGCGGTAACCGCTGTGGGCAAGCGTAAGCGGGTGCCGTCCAGTGCATGGGATCAGCTCGCCCTCGTCGGTGGGGCAGGACGCGAGTGGGCGCAGGAATTTCGTGGCTACTCTCGGTTGCGCTCCCGACTGGTTACGGGGCTGGAGGATGCGGCGGACCCAGACGTCGCGCTGCGCCTGTTGGAGACTGCAGCGGAATTTGTTTCTGTGGTGCGCAGTGAAGGGGCGGCAGAGCAAGCCGCCGCCTAG
- a CDS encoding DUF3040 domain-containing protein: protein MSLSEQEQRVLQEIERSLLADDPKFGSMGRSSGFGGDSDSRGSFNLRGIALIVVGLVVMVGGVALAQHSLWFVILSILGFLIMFGAGIWMLRGGGSSAGRGGAGGFSLDDAKSARPRNENSRAARLEDNFRRRFEER from the coding sequence GTGTCTCTTTCTGAGCAGGAACAGCGAGTACTGCAGGAGATCGAGCGATCTCTGCTGGCTGACGATCCCAAATTCGGGTCCATGGGACGAAGCAGCGGTTTTGGCGGCGACTCTGACTCGCGCGGTTCCTTCAACCTCCGGGGTATCGCCCTCATTGTCGTCGGACTTGTGGTCATGGTGGGCGGCGTTGCCCTGGCGCAGCACAGCCTGTGGTTCGTCATCCTCTCCATTCTCGGGTTCCTGATCATGTTCGGGGCCGGTATCTGGATGCTGCGCGGCGGCGGATCGTCCGCCGGTCGCGGTGGCGCCGGCGGCTTTTCTCTCGACGACGCTAAGTCCGCGCGTCCGCGCAACGAGAACTCTCGCGCGGCGCGTTTGGAAGACAACTTCCGCCGCCGGTTCGAGGAGAGGTAA
- a CDS encoding alpha-(1->6)-mannopyranosyltransferase A — MTTTSTAHAVRDPVRLRIPSAVPLGVAGSAFLAVSSFMAGATRNRGGILEELGLGFFSYGHGRNMGMVLFWIGMVLLIGAWVVAYKQFVQPFSEDTGSHQPAAPTRTGIAGLRRALWAWIAPLAFSAPLASRDVYSYLMQGAMVRDGFDPYTQGPAVNPGPFLLEVSQDWRNTTTPYGPLHLWIGDIVTRIVDSNVVAGVIFFKALALIGFAAIAWSVPRIARCLGGDPALALWLGVCNPVLLLHLVAGMHNEALMVGIVSVALLLALRHRFHGAFILIGLGVAVKATALIAMPFAVWLAVQRFAPEKEASLLRRAGVFVLAGIWAVAEIVLALAVVTWASGTSWGWLSEITGNAKVINPLAAPTLATDAVAPITSVFFPDVTYNAVLNVFRAISTVAMLVGLVAVWWLSRRTRRSAIAGTAAAYQVAFIFNSVTLPWYYASVITVLGTFRPPRWLLKLATGASIFVALSFSADGNHQLYNFFWMLASALIGFAAAQWLFQPPRAKTPEPARGA, encoded by the coding sequence GTGACCACCACATCCACAGCACATGCGGTGCGCGATCCCGTCCGACTGCGTATCCCCTCCGCCGTGCCGCTGGGCGTTGCCGGTTCCGCATTCCTTGCCGTGTCGTCGTTCATGGCGGGCGCTACCCGCAATCGCGGCGGCATCTTGGAAGAGCTCGGGCTGGGTTTCTTCTCCTACGGCCACGGTCGCAACATGGGCATGGTGCTGTTTTGGATCGGCATGGTGCTGCTCATCGGCGCGTGGGTGGTGGCGTACAAGCAGTTCGTCCAGCCTTTCTCGGAGGACACCGGATCTCACCAGCCAGCCGCGCCCACCCGGACGGGAATCGCGGGACTTCGGCGCGCCCTGTGGGCGTGGATCGCCCCGCTGGCGTTTTCAGCTCCGCTGGCGTCCCGGGACGTCTACTCCTACCTCATGCAGGGCGCGATGGTGCGCGACGGCTTCGACCCCTACACCCAGGGCCCCGCGGTCAACCCGGGCCCCTTCCTGTTGGAGGTCTCCCAGGATTGGCGGAACACCACCACCCCGTACGGTCCTTTGCACCTGTGGATCGGCGACATCGTCACCCGCATCGTTGATTCCAACGTCGTCGCCGGCGTCATCTTCTTTAAAGCCCTCGCGCTCATCGGTTTCGCCGCCATCGCGTGGTCCGTGCCGCGCATCGCCCGCTGCCTCGGCGGGGATCCTGCCCTGGCGCTCTGGCTCGGGGTATGCAACCCCGTCCTGCTGCTTCACCTGGTAGCGGGCATGCACAACGAGGCCCTGATGGTGGGGATCGTGTCCGTGGCCCTCCTGTTGGCCCTGCGGCACCGCTTCCACGGCGCGTTCATACTCATCGGTTTGGGTGTTGCGGTGAAAGCGACGGCGCTTATCGCCATGCCCTTCGCGGTATGGCTGGCGGTCCAGCGTTTCGCGCCGGAGAAGGAAGCCAGTCTCCTGCGACGGGCTGGGGTTTTCGTGCTAGCCGGCATCTGGGCGGTTGCAGAGATCGTCCTCGCCCTCGCCGTGGTCACCTGGGCGTCGGGAACGTCCTGGGGGTGGCTGTCGGAGATCACCGGCAATGCGAAGGTGATTAACCCGCTGGCGGCGCCCACCCTGGCCACCGACGCGGTCGCGCCGATTACCTCAGTCTTTTTCCCCGACGTCACCTACAACGCGGTCTTGAATGTCTTCCGCGCGATCTCCACCGTCGCCATGCTCGTCGGCTTGGTCGCGGTGTGGTGGCTATCGCGCCGCACGCGGCGCTCTGCCATCGCCGGAACGGCAGCGGCCTACCAAGTTGCGTTTATTTTCAACTCGGTGACCCTGCCGTGGTACTACGCGTCCGTCATCACTGTGCTGGGGACGTTTCGCCCACCGCGGTGGTTGCTCAAACTGGCCACCGGGGCATCGATTTTCGTCGCCCTCTCTTTCTCGGCGGACGGAAACCACCAGCTGTACAACTTCTTCTGGATGCTAGCCAGCGCGCTCATCGGGTTTGCCGCGGCGCAGTGGCTGTTCCAGCCGCCCCGCGCTAAAACGCCAGAGCCTGCGCGCGGCGCTTAA
- a CDS encoding class II 3-deoxy-7-phosphoheptulonate synthase — MTWSKKNRDALEAVLARPAQQQPTWGAGRVAQLATAQERAEQVSAERVSAERVRAALESAPPIVATSEIDALRTTLGDVARGEAFLLQGGDCAETFESNTEGHIRANINTLLQMAVVLAYGASLPVVKVGRIAGQYAKPRSLDTDAQGLPNYRGDLVNGVEPTAEERAHDPQRMLRGYAHSAMTMNFIRALMASGTADLNRLREWNREFVVRSQAGERYAALAADVEDGLKFMSACGVNDSPLRTADIYCSHEALVVDYERALLREAVDDAGRARLYDVSAHQLWVGERTRGLEDFHVNFAALIANPVGIKIGPGITPEEAVRYAERIDPDRAPGRLTVVSRMGSDRVRDVLPPVVEAVERAGHKVVWQCDPMHGNTFTSSNGYKTRDFAKIAEEVQGFFDVHRELGTHPGGVHLEFTGEDVTECLGGAEAITDVDLPGRYESAVDPRLNTQQALELSFHIAEMLRAR, encoded by the coding sequence GTGACCTGGTCGAAAAAGAATAGAGACGCGCTCGAGGCGGTGCTCGCGCGCCCGGCACAGCAGCAACCGACGTGGGGCGCGGGCAGGGTCGCGCAGCTAGCCACAGCGCAGGAGCGCGCAGAGCAGGTGAGCGCGGAGCGGGTGAGCGCGGAGCGAGTGCGTGCGGCTCTGGAGTCGGCCCCGCCTATCGTGGCCACCTCGGAGATCGACGCTTTGCGCACAACGCTGGGGGACGTGGCTCGCGGCGAGGCGTTCCTCCTCCAAGGCGGCGACTGCGCGGAAACCTTCGAGTCCAATACCGAAGGGCACATCCGCGCCAACATCAACACGCTCCTGCAGATGGCCGTCGTCTTGGCCTACGGTGCCTCCTTGCCAGTGGTCAAGGTGGGCAGGATTGCCGGGCAGTACGCCAAGCCACGCTCGTTGGATACGGACGCGCAGGGCCTGCCTAACTACCGCGGAGACCTGGTCAACGGCGTGGAGCCCACCGCCGAGGAGCGGGCGCATGATCCACAGCGGATGTTGCGCGGTTACGCACACTCCGCGATGACCATGAATTTCATCCGGGCGCTCATGGCCTCCGGGACGGCGGATTTGAACCGGCTGCGCGAGTGGAACCGGGAGTTCGTGGTCCGCTCCCAGGCGGGCGAGCGCTACGCGGCACTCGCCGCTGATGTCGAGGATGGCCTGAAATTCATGTCGGCCTGCGGCGTGAACGATTCGCCGCTGCGCACCGCGGATATCTACTGCTCCCACGAAGCCCTGGTGGTGGACTACGAGCGTGCGCTGCTGCGCGAGGCCGTCGACGATGCAGGGAGGGCGCGTCTCTACGACGTTTCCGCCCACCAGCTGTGGGTCGGGGAGCGTACGCGGGGGCTCGAGGATTTCCACGTGAACTTCGCGGCGCTCATTGCCAACCCGGTAGGCATCAAGATCGGCCCGGGGATTACGCCGGAAGAAGCGGTGCGCTACGCCGAGCGCATCGATCCCGATCGCGCGCCGGGCAGGCTCACCGTGGTCTCCCGCATGGGCTCGGACCGAGTGCGCGACGTGCTCCCACCAGTGGTGGAAGCGGTGGAACGCGCGGGCCACAAGGTGGTCTGGCAGTGCGATCCGATGCACGGCAACACCTTTACCTCCTCTAATGGGTATAAGACCCGCGACTTTGCCAAGATTGCCGAAGAGGTGCAGGGCTTTTTCGATGTCCACCGCGAACTGGGCACTCACCCAGGCGGGGTGCACCTGGAATTTACCGGCGAGGACGTCACCGAGTGCCTGGGCGGGGCCGAGGCCATCACGGATGTGGATCTGCCGGGGCGCTACGAGTCTGCCGTGGACCCGCGGCTTAACACCCAGCAGGCCTTGGAGCTGTCCTTCCACATCGCGGAGATGCTCCGCGCTCGTTAG
- a CDS encoding GNAT family N-acetyltransferase, with product MTIQLRRLAPREFSLIAPQLVDIYLTAMDYPRDMFDRRLHGWRVDSLQPGFTAVIAESEAGPVGVAYGFLGHSDTWWDKQLQRGFALAGGPTAEQIDLLRDYFELAEIHVHPSMQGKGLGRHLLDALAWNLPASNILLSTPEVPGEANGAFGLYRSAGFFDVLRNYYYPGDPRPFAILGARLPLAPR from the coding sequence GTGACTATCCAATTGCGCAGACTGGCTCCCCGCGAGTTTTCCCTCATCGCCCCTCAGTTAGTGGACATCTATCTCACGGCCATGGACTACCCGCGGGACATGTTCGACCGGCGTCTCCACGGATGGCGGGTAGATAGCCTGCAACCTGGATTCACTGCTGTCATTGCTGAGTCGGAAGCGGGGCCGGTCGGCGTTGCCTATGGGTTCTTGGGCCACAGCGACACGTGGTGGGACAAGCAGCTGCAACGCGGGTTTGCTCTCGCCGGTGGCCCCACTGCAGAGCAGATTGACCTACTGCGCGACTACTTCGAGCTGGCCGAAATCCACGTGCACCCTTCCATGCAGGGCAAAGGCTTGGGCCGGCACTTACTCGACGCTTTGGCATGGAACCTTCCTGCCAGCAACATCCTGCTGTCCACCCCGGAGGTCCCTGGTGAGGCCAATGGGGCATTCGGCCTTTACCGCAGCGCGGGGTTCTTCGACGTGTTGCGCAATTACTACTACCCCGGGGATCCGCGCCCCTTTGCAATCCTGGGCGCTCGACTCCCCTTGGCCCCAAGGTAA
- the rsmH gene encoding 16S rRNA (cytosine(1402)-N(4))-methyltransferase RsmH, producing MNDRDTFGHIPVMRERMAELLQPAVEAAGDNAVIVDGTLGAGGHTEFFLQTFPHASVIGIDRDAASLAGATERLAPFGDRFAPVHARFDALADSLATGTGRVFGTVRKTGVAGALFDLGVSSMQLDQRDRGFAYKTDAPLDMRMDPSQPLTAADILNTYNHGDIARILKVYGDERFAGKIASAVVRERDREPFATSARLVELLYSTIPAAARRTGGHPAKRTFQALRVEVNRELEALENVLPQVTGALMVGGRAVFMSYQSLEDRIVKKAFKELTESSAPAGLPMDLPGTAPDFRLVTRGAEKADAAERERNPRSASVRVRCIERMTTTTAEGGT from the coding sequence GTGAATGATCGGGACACCTTCGGCCACATCCCCGTCATGCGCGAACGCATGGCCGAACTCTTGCAGCCTGCCGTGGAAGCGGCGGGGGATAATGCGGTCATTGTCGATGGCACCTTGGGCGCCGGGGGACACACGGAGTTCTTCCTGCAGACCTTTCCCCACGCAAGCGTGATCGGCATCGACCGCGACGCCGCGTCACTCGCCGGTGCGACTGAGCGGCTCGCGCCCTTTGGCGACCGCTTCGCCCCGGTGCACGCTCGTTTCGACGCGCTGGCTGATTCGCTCGCGACGGGAACTGGGCGGGTCTTCGGCACCGTGCGAAAGACGGGAGTAGCGGGGGCCCTTTTTGACCTGGGGGTTTCCTCGATGCAGTTGGACCAGCGCGATCGCGGGTTTGCCTACAAGACGGATGCGCCTTTGGACATGCGCATGGATCCCAGCCAGCCGCTGACTGCCGCGGATATTCTCAACACCTACAACCACGGTGATATCGCCCGCATCCTCAAGGTATACGGCGACGAGCGCTTTGCCGGAAAGATCGCCTCCGCGGTGGTGCGCGAGCGCGACCGCGAGCCATTCGCCACCTCTGCGCGGCTGGTCGAGTTGCTCTACAGCACCATCCCGGCTGCTGCGCGCCGCACCGGCGGCCATCCCGCTAAACGGACTTTCCAGGCACTGCGCGTGGAGGTCAACCGCGAGTTGGAGGCGTTGGAAAACGTCCTCCCGCAGGTCACCGGCGCCCTCATGGTGGGTGGCCGTGCAGTGTTCATGAGCTATCAGTCGCTGGAAGACCGCATCGTCAAGAAAGCGTTCAAGGAGCTCACGGAATCGAGCGCGCCGGCCGGCTTGCCGATGGATCTGCCGGGTACCGCCCCCGATTTCCGCCTCGTGACCCGGGGCGCCGAAAAGGCGGACGCGGCCGAGAGGGAACGCAATCCACGGTCCGCCTCGGTGCGTGTGCGCTGTATTGAGCGTATGACGACCACGACCGCGGAGGGTGGAACCTGA
- a CDS encoding peptidoglycan D,D-transpeptidase FtsI family protein produces MLRRRLRVIISALVIVMLVLMIRLAWVQVVWGPDLSAKASAQRSHVYVDPARRGDITDREGQRLAYTMQARSLTVSPTRLRDELREQQEQELTQSGELEGKSEDDTNKLLDKKVEAKLDEMAKGIPEKLKSAGTKTDSVDEKQIRDKLKADTQYEVLVRNVDPDVAVDIAEEYHGLAADHQDIRQYPNGSIAENVVGKVSMDGQGQFGFEAAGDDTLTGVDGRSTEDVSADGQVIPGTLRDEVQSSDGKNVKLTLDLDLQAFVQQKLEKAKKNSHAKAAEAVVLDVATGQVLAMANTDTIDPNKDIDSQIKDGKDFENRAVSYPYEPGSVAKVITAAASLEEKITTPDEVHQVPGSIDMSGVTVNDAWPHGVEPFTTTGIFGKSSNVGTLMLADKLGQKTYAKYLNKFGIGEDTGIELPNESTGLVPPENKWSEGTFANLPIGQGMSWTTLQMASVYQTLGNNGERIEPRIIDEVTGEDGDSERAEPKKTQVVSPETARTTVDMLRSVFQEDPAGLQNGTAANASLDSYQLSGKTGTAQKVDENTGGYSNSSYWITFAGVAPADDPRFAVAIMLDEPTSGVNDDGTGGQSAAPVFRDIAQWLLNRDNIPTSPEAPRLTLRAG; encoded by the coding sequence ATGTTGCGCCGACGGTTGCGCGTCATCATCAGCGCGCTGGTCATCGTCATGCTCGTGCTCATGATCCGCCTCGCCTGGGTCCAGGTCGTATGGGGGCCGGACCTGTCCGCTAAAGCCAGCGCGCAGCGCTCCCACGTGTACGTCGATCCGGCCCGCCGGGGTGACATCACGGACCGCGAAGGTCAACGCCTGGCTTACACGATGCAAGCACGTTCGCTGACTGTCTCGCCCACGCGCCTGCGCGACGAGCTCCGCGAGCAGCAGGAGCAGGAGCTCACCCAGTCCGGCGAGCTGGAGGGCAAGAGCGAAGATGACACCAACAAGCTGCTGGACAAAAAGGTCGAGGCCAAGCTCGATGAGATGGCCAAGGGCATTCCGGAAAAGCTCAAAAGCGCGGGGACCAAGACGGATTCCGTGGACGAAAAGCAGATCCGGGACAAGCTGAAGGCCGATACGCAGTACGAGGTGTTGGTGCGCAACGTCGACCCGGACGTCGCGGTGGACATCGCCGAGGAGTACCACGGCCTGGCCGCCGACCACCAGGACATCCGGCAGTACCCGAACGGGTCCATTGCCGAAAACGTGGTGGGCAAGGTCTCCATGGACGGCCAGGGACAGTTCGGGTTCGAGGCCGCAGGCGACGACACCCTCACTGGCGTCGATGGCCGATCGACTGAGGACGTCTCCGCGGACGGGCAGGTCATCCCGGGTACGTTGCGCGACGAGGTGCAATCTTCCGACGGCAAGAACGTCAAGCTCACCCTGGATCTTGACCTGCAGGCCTTTGTGCAGCAGAAGCTGGAGAAGGCGAAGAAGAACTCGCACGCTAAGGCGGCGGAAGCGGTTGTTCTCGACGTAGCCACGGGGCAGGTGCTCGCGATGGCGAATACCGACACCATCGATCCCAATAAGGACATCGACTCGCAGATCAAGGACGGAAAGGACTTTGAAAACCGGGCTGTCTCGTACCCGTACGAGCCCGGTTCGGTAGCGAAGGTCATAACCGCCGCAGCGTCCTTGGAAGAAAAGATCACGACCCCGGACGAAGTCCATCAGGTGCCAGGATCCATCGACATGTCGGGCGTAACGGTCAACGACGCGTGGCCGCACGGCGTCGAACCGTTTACCACCACCGGCATCTTTGGCAAGTCCTCCAACGTGGGCACGCTCATGCTGGCGGACAAGCTGGGGCAGAAGACTTACGCCAAGTACCTAAACAAGTTCGGCATCGGCGAAGACACCGGCATCGAGCTGCCCAACGAGTCCACCGGTCTGGTCCCGCCCGAAAACAAGTGGTCCGAAGGTACCTTTGCCAACTTGCCCATCGGCCAGGGCATGTCGTGGACGACGCTGCAGATGGCGAGCGTCTACCAAACTTTGGGCAACAACGGCGAGCGCATCGAGCCGCGCATTATCGATGAGGTCACCGGCGAAGACGGCGACTCGGAGCGCGCGGAACCGAAAAAGACGCAAGTGGTCAGCCCCGAAACCGCCCGGACGACCGTGGACATGCTGCGGTCGGTCTTCCAGGAAGATCCGGCCGGTCTGCAAAACGGCACTGCGGCCAACGCGTCGCTCGATTCCTATCAGCTGTCGGGCAAGACGGGCACCGCGCAGAAGGTTGATGAAAACACCGGCGGCTACTCCAACAGCAGCTACTGGATCACCTTCGCCGGCGTTGCGCCTGCCGATGACCCCCGTTTCGCCGTGGCCATCATGCTCGACGAGCCCACTTCCGGCGTCAACGACGACGGCACCGGCGGCCAGTCGGCGGCGCCGGTGTTTAGAGACATCGCGCAGTGGCTGTTAAACCGTGACAACATTCCCACGTCCCCCGAAGCACCGCGCCTGACCCTGCGGGCTGGTTAG